In Pseudofrankia saprophytica, one genomic interval encodes:
- a CDS encoding RNA polymerase sigma factor produces the protein MGAGAAGDPAVGDPAVGDLLRTLAPGVLGGLLRRYPGQFDLCEDAVQEALLAAATGWPRDGVPDNPRGWLAAVAGRRMIDTIRAEAARRRREEGLVVATPASELVAGAADAERPADHDDSLRLLFLCCHPALSPPSQVALTLRAVGGLTTAQIATAFLVPEATMAQRISRAKQSVRAAGPEFRMPAAGAEFGDRLRAVLHVLYLIFNEGYTASEGTDLTRPGLSDEAVRLTRWLARLLPEGAAEHAEVQGLLALMLLTDARRPARADADGRLVPLDRQDRSRWDRALVAEGLELLEKALPVGPVGAYQVQAAIAAVHAEASDTESTDWPQILGLYDVLEQIAPNPMAALSRAVVLAQVAGPSAALAVVDMLADADRRMSTHHRLLAVRAHLREMAGDHAGAEAAFRAAARRTASEPERRYLLDKAASLGDGTSQDFDASQESDANQESDASHNSGAS, from the coding sequence GTGGGTGCCGGCGCCGCGGGCGACCCGGCCGTGGGCGACCCGGCCGTCGGTGACCTGCTGCGCACGCTCGCGCCGGGGGTGCTCGGTGGGCTGCTGCGCCGCTACCCGGGACAGTTCGACCTGTGCGAGGACGCCGTCCAGGAGGCGCTGCTGGCGGCGGCGACCGGCTGGCCGCGCGACGGGGTTCCGGACAACCCGCGCGGCTGGCTCGCCGCCGTGGCCGGCCGCCGGATGATCGACACGATCAGGGCCGAGGCGGCCCGGCGGCGCCGCGAGGAGGGGCTCGTCGTCGCGACCCCGGCGAGCGAGCTGGTCGCCGGGGCCGCCGACGCCGAGCGCCCGGCCGACCACGACGACTCGCTGCGGCTGCTTTTCCTGTGCTGCCACCCGGCGCTGTCCCCGCCCAGCCAGGTCGCGCTGACGCTGCGCGCCGTCGGCGGCCTGACGACCGCGCAGATCGCCACGGCTTTCCTCGTCCCCGAGGCGACGATGGCGCAGCGGATCAGCCGCGCCAAGCAGAGCGTGCGCGCCGCCGGGCCTGAGTTCCGGATGCCGGCGGCCGGCGCCGAGTTCGGTGACCGGCTGCGCGCCGTGCTGCACGTGCTTTACCTGATCTTCAACGAGGGCTACACGGCCTCCGAGGGGACCGACCTGACCAGGCCCGGCCTGTCCGACGAGGCGGTCCGGCTGACCCGCTGGCTTGCCCGGCTCCTGCCCGAGGGGGCCGCGGAGCACGCGGAGGTACAGGGGCTGCTCGCGCTGATGCTGCTCACCGACGCCCGCCGGCCGGCCCGCGCCGACGCGGACGGCCGGCTGGTGCCACTCGACCGGCAGGACCGTTCCCGCTGGGATCGGGCGCTGGTCGCCGAGGGTCTCGAGCTGCTCGAGAAGGCGCTGCCGGTGGGACCCGTCGGGGCATACCAGGTGCAGGCGGCGATCGCCGCGGTGCACGCCGAGGCGTCGGACACCGAGAGCACCGACTGGCCGCAGATCCTCGGGCTCTACGACGTGCTGGAGCAGATCGCGCCCAACCCGATGGCGGCGCTGAGCCGGGCGGTCGTGCTCGCCCAGGTGGCCGGGCCGTCGGCGGCGCTCGCGGTCGTCGACATGCTCGCCGATGCCGACCGGCGGATGTCGACCCATCACCGTCTGCTCGCCGTCCGCGCGCACCTGCGAGAGATGGCCGGCGACCACGCCGGCGCCGAGGCCGCCTTCCGCGCCGCAGCCCGCCGCACCGCCAGCGAGCCGGAACGCCGCTACCTCCTGGACAAGGCCGCGAGCCTGGGCGACGGCACGAGCCAGGACTTCGACGCGAGCCAAGAATCGGACGCGAACCAAGAATCGGACGCGAGCCACAACTCCGGCGCGAGCTAG
- a CDS encoding AAA family ATPase: MPGHDTVTAPAAARGPGPAGAGRPGRSGRPERERAAGPSRGRWDVDAVPRGETTETHSATLTFAVDLVYKVKKPLDLGFLDFRTREARLAACEDEVALNRRLAPDVYLGVADLRDGEGRLVDHAVVMRRLPERRRLSTLVRRGQPLDEALRAVARRLAAFHAACATSPQIEAAGSLDTLAGLWREGVEGVAPFRDGILDGQVIDEIDQLSGRYLAGRAPLLAERIRTGRVRDGHGDLQADDIFCLPDGPRILDCIEFDQRLRVGDVLGDVAFLAMDLERLGAREEAERFVGWYREFSGETHPPSLEHLYIAYRAFVRAKVTCVRSGQGDGDAADLARRLAALTLDHLRRGRVRLVLVGGLPGTGKSTLAGQLAEAEDGWALLRSDVVRKELAGLPVDAPAPAELNPGMNAGIYAPAATEAVYAELLRRAGHALAHGENVLLDASWSSAAARAAAARLATAAAVDLVELRCVTAPEVAAARIARRAAGGRDASDATAAVHAAMAARADPWPTATVIHTTAPPTESAAMARRRLR; the protein is encoded by the coding sequence ATGCCCGGGCACGACACCGTCACCGCCCCCGCGGCCGCGCGCGGCCCGGGTCCCGCAGGAGCCGGCCGGCCCGGGCGGTCAGGGCGGCCCGAACGGGAACGGGCCGCGGGCCCCAGCCGCGGCCGATGGGACGTGGACGCCGTACCGCGCGGCGAGACGACCGAGACGCACAGCGCGACGCTCACCTTCGCCGTTGACCTGGTCTACAAGGTCAAGAAGCCTCTCGACCTAGGGTTCCTCGACTTCCGTACCCGCGAGGCCCGGCTGGCCGCCTGCGAGGACGAGGTCGCGCTCAACCGGCGCCTCGCCCCCGACGTCTACCTCGGCGTCGCCGATCTGCGCGACGGCGAGGGCCGGCTCGTCGACCACGCCGTGGTGATGCGCCGGCTACCCGAGCGACGCCGGCTGTCCACGCTGGTCCGGCGCGGTCAGCCCCTCGACGAGGCGCTGCGGGCGGTCGCGCGCCGGCTCGCCGCCTTCCACGCCGCCTGCGCGACGTCGCCGCAGATCGAGGCGGCGGGGAGCCTCGACACGCTCGCGGGCCTGTGGCGCGAGGGCGTCGAGGGAGTAGCGCCCTTCCGGGACGGCATCCTGGACGGCCAGGTCATCGACGAGATCGACCAGCTCTCGGGCCGCTACCTGGCCGGGCGGGCGCCGCTGCTGGCGGAGCGGATCCGCACCGGCCGGGTCCGCGACGGGCACGGCGACCTGCAGGCCGACGACATCTTCTGCCTGCCGGATGGCCCGCGCATCCTCGACTGCATCGAGTTCGACCAGCGGCTTCGGGTCGGCGACGTGCTCGGCGACGTGGCGTTCCTCGCGATGGACCTGGAACGGCTCGGCGCGCGCGAGGAGGCCGAGCGGTTCGTCGGCTGGTACCGGGAGTTCTCCGGCGAGACGCACCCGCCGTCGCTGGAGCACCTCTACATCGCCTACCGGGCGTTCGTCCGCGCCAAGGTGACCTGCGTGCGGTCCGGGCAGGGGGACGGGGACGCCGCCGACCTCGCCCGTCGGCTGGCCGCGCTCACGCTCGACCACCTGCGCCGCGGCCGGGTACGCCTGGTGCTGGTGGGTGGCCTGCCGGGCACCGGGAAGTCGACGCTCGCCGGCCAGCTGGCCGAGGCCGAGGACGGCTGGGCGCTGCTGCGCTCGGACGTGGTGCGCAAGGAGCTCGCCGGCCTGCCGGTGGACGCGCCGGCGCCGGCGGAGCTCAACCCGGGCATGAACGCCGGGATCTACGCGCCGGCGGCGACCGAGGCCGTCTACGCCGAGCTGCTGCGTCGCGCCGGGCACGCGCTCGCGCACGGCGAGAACGTGCTGCTGGACGCCTCGTGGTCGTCGGCCGCCGCCAGGGCCGCCGCGGCGCGGCTCGCCACCGCCGCGGCGGTCGACCTCGTCGAGCTGCGCTGCGTGACCGCGCCCGAGGTGGCGGCCGCCAGGATCGCCCGGCGGGCGGCCGGCGGGCGGGACGCCTCCGACGCGACGGCGGCGGTGCACGCCGCGATGGCGGCCCGCGCGGACCCGTGGCCGACGGCGACGGTGATCCACACGACCGCCCCGCCCACCGAGTCGGCCGCGATGGCCCGCCGCCGCCTGCGCTAG
- a CDS encoding LysR family transcriptional regulator, with product MEPRRLEHFLAVAEEGGFTRAAARLHMVQSGVSASIRSLERELGVDLFERTTQHVELTEAGRALVPEARRVLGAVRQARQVVTEVREGARGTFSLGILHSLTPGSVLAALAAFRAEHPYVQVQLATPDPAAATSHAAMVRAGELDLAVLITTGPVRDLRLHALHTGTVALACAVDHPLAASGRAALTLEEAAGLDLIEFPTGWGVRAAVDKAFAAAGLAERGTQVELSDLATVVDLVRYRIGCAFVPASLAERTRDIRFLAIEPHPPRYQVVIATRPGGPPSATAAQFLDRCLRLGRAA from the coding sequence GTGGAACCTCGCAGGCTGGAGCACTTCCTGGCGGTCGCCGAGGAGGGCGGCTTCACCAGGGCCGCCGCGCGACTGCACATGGTGCAGTCCGGCGTGTCGGCGTCGATCCGGTCGCTGGAGCGCGAGCTGGGCGTCGACCTGTTCGAGCGCACGACACAGCACGTCGAGCTCACCGAGGCCGGCCGGGCGCTGGTCCCCGAGGCGCGCCGGGTGCTGGGCGCGGTCCGCCAGGCGAGGCAGGTGGTCACCGAGGTACGCGAGGGCGCGCGCGGCACGTTCTCGCTGGGGATCCTGCACAGCCTCACCCCGGGCTCGGTGCTCGCGGCCCTGGCGGCCTTCCGCGCCGAGCACCCGTACGTCCAGGTCCAGCTGGCCACGCCCGACCCCGCGGCCGCCACGTCCCACGCCGCGATGGTCCGGGCCGGCGAGCTGGACCTGGCGGTGCTGATCACCACCGGGCCGGTGCGGGACCTGCGCCTGCACGCGCTGCACACGGGGACGGTCGCGCTCGCCTGCGCCGTCGACCACCCGCTCGCCGCCTCCGGCCGCGCCGCGCTCACCCTCGAGGAGGCCGCCGGGCTCGACCTCATCGAGTTCCCCACCGGCTGGGGCGTGCGCGCCGCCGTGGACAAGGCGTTCGCCGCCGCCGGCCTGGCCGAGCGGGGCACCCAGGTGGAGTTGAGCGACCTGGCGACCGTCGTCGACCTCGTCCGCTACCGGATCGGCTGCGCCTTCGTCCCCGCGTCGCTGGCCGAACGCACCCGCGACATCCGCTTCCTCGCCATCGAGCCACACCCGCCTCGCTACCAGGTGGTGATCGCCACTCGACCCGGCGGTCCCCCGTCCGCCACCGCCGCGCAGTTCCTCGACCGCTGCCTGCGCCTCGGCCGCGCGGCATAA
- a CDS encoding FkbM family methyltransferase encodes MVKASPRWVARNVVRRIPPANARMPLTMWAGLWGGPAGPGIDAVSIVKRIADQADHPLTVVQIGANDGEMGDPLHDVIVSYGWRGVLVEPLPHLFTALRNTYRDTPGIACEQTAVGTENGSMTMYTVPWKPGDPVWAIGLSSFRRDVILESANLMPDIAERIEEVTVPVMRLDTLLAKHQINHIDLLQIDTEGYDYEILKQIDFSRTWAPRHLIYEACHLGDSLEKARAILRDAGYQVFPAGYDDYAYRD; translated from the coding sequence ATGGTGAAGGCCAGTCCTCGCTGGGTTGCCCGTAACGTGGTCCGCCGGATCCCGCCGGCCAATGCTCGCATGCCGCTGACCATGTGGGCCGGCCTCTGGGGAGGCCCCGCCGGCCCCGGAATCGACGCGGTGTCCATCGTCAAGCGGATCGCCGACCAGGCGGACCATCCGCTGACCGTCGTCCAGATCGGCGCCAACGACGGCGAGATGGGCGACCCCCTGCACGACGTCATCGTCAGCTACGGCTGGCGTGGCGTGCTCGTCGAACCGCTGCCGCACCTGTTCACCGCGCTGCGGAACACCTACCGCGACACCCCCGGCATCGCCTGCGAGCAGACCGCGGTCGGCACCGAGAACGGCTCGATGACCATGTACACCGTCCCCTGGAAGCCCGGCGACCCGGTGTGGGCGATTGGTCTCAGCTCGTTCCGCCGCGACGTGATCCTGGAGTCGGCCAACCTGATGCCGGACATCGCCGAGCGGATCGAGGAGGTCACGGTCCCGGTCATGCGGCTGGACACCCTCCTGGCGAAGCACCAGATCAACCACATCGATCTGCTGCAAATCGACACCGAGGGTTACGACTATGAGATCCTCAAACAGATCGACTTCTCCAGGACCTGGGCGCCCCGTCACCTGATCTACGAGGCATGCCACCTCGGCGACTCGCTGGAGAAGGCGCGGGCGATCCTGCGGGACGCCGGCTACCAGGTCTTTCCGGCGGGCTACGACGACTACGCCTACCGCGACTGA
- a CDS encoding nucleotide disphospho-sugar-binding domain-containing protein — protein sequence MARVLVHVTTAPGHLFPLVPGLLELGRRGHDVQVRVGAELVGVARDAGLDAVPTDPRIDAIPVATPAEETGPNGLRRALGGLMARGPAERADLTAAIETFNPDVVLVDINAYGAAVAAEAAARAGGPRWATTLPSLLPLRGAGIPPYGLGLAPARGPLGRLRDRALWPVVIRQFGKAMLPPLNLMRAEAGLAPLASPFDHVLTSDRLLVLTGDPLEYPRADLPESVRFVGAQQWDPPAETPDWLAEPGAPWVLVTTSTDYQGDERLAEVAVEALRGELVGVLVTLGGAYDTARLESAGNVRVERFVPHGPVLAHAAAVVCHGGMGITQKAIAAGVPVVAVPFGRDQPEVARRVAEAGAGLVLPAKRLTADRRARGRPRGDRGRARGPGRGRADARERRPRPPRRRRRGARRSLPGPAYRRGPLTRVRPSGRQRRAGTTR from the coding sequence ATGGCGCGCGTCCTCGTCCATGTCACCACCGCCCCCGGGCACCTCTTCCCGCTCGTCCCCGGCCTGCTGGAGCTGGGCCGCCGGGGCCACGACGTCCAGGTACGCGTCGGCGCGGAGCTCGTCGGCGTCGCCCGGGACGCCGGCCTCGACGCCGTCCCCACCGATCCGCGGATCGACGCGATCCCGGTCGCGACGCCCGCCGAGGAGACGGGTCCGAACGGTCTGCGACGGGCACTGGGCGGGCTGATGGCGCGGGGCCCCGCCGAGCGCGCAGACCTCACCGCGGCCATCGAGACCTTCAACCCGGACGTCGTCCTCGTCGACATCAACGCCTACGGCGCCGCCGTCGCCGCCGAGGCGGCGGCCCGCGCGGGTGGGCCGCGCTGGGCGACCACGCTGCCGTCACTGCTGCCGCTGCGCGGGGCGGGCATTCCGCCCTACGGGCTCGGCCTCGCCCCGGCCCGCGGCCCGCTCGGCCGGCTGCGCGACCGGGCGCTGTGGCCGGTGGTGATCCGCCAGTTCGGGAAGGCGATGCTTCCGCCGCTCAACCTGATGCGAGCCGAAGCCGGGCTCGCGCCGCTGGCCAGCCCGTTCGACCATGTGCTCACGTCCGACCGGCTGCTGGTACTCACCGGCGACCCGCTCGAGTACCCGAGGGCCGACCTGCCGGAGTCCGTGCGCTTCGTTGGCGCCCAGCAGTGGGACCCGCCGGCCGAGACGCCGGACTGGCTGGCCGAGCCGGGCGCCCCCTGGGTGCTGGTGACGACGTCGACCGACTACCAGGGCGACGAGCGGCTCGCCGAGGTCGCCGTCGAGGCGCTGCGCGGCGAGCTGGTAGGGGTGCTGGTCACCCTCGGCGGGGCGTACGACACGGCGCGGCTGGAGTCCGCCGGCAACGTGCGGGTGGAGCGGTTCGTGCCGCACGGGCCGGTGCTCGCGCACGCGGCCGCGGTCGTCTGCCACGGCGGCATGGGGATCACACAGAAGGCGATCGCCGCCGGCGTGCCCGTCGTCGCGGTGCCGTTCGGCCGCGACCAGCCGGAGGTCGCGCGCCGGGTCGCCGAGGCCGGCGCCGGCCTGGTGCTGCCCGCCAAGCGGCTCACCGCCGACCGGCGTGCGCGCGGCCGTCCACGCGGCGATCGAGGCCGCGCCCGCGGCCCGGGCCGCGGCCGAGCGGATGCGCGCGAACGGCGGCCCCGACCGCCTCGCCGACGCCGTCGAGGAGCTCGCCGCTCCCTGCCCGGCCCCGCTTACAGGCGCGGCCCGCTGACCCGCGTCCGCCCCTCCGGCCGGCAGCGCAGGGCAGGGACTACTCGGTGA
- a CDS encoding VOC family protein: MIGKLQTMVLDCPDPLALAEFYGALLGLSVTKIEADWVVLGGPAGARLDFQLAPDHVPPSWPDPARPQQMHLDIEVDDLDEGERRVLELGATLLSRDQSPDSFRVFADPAGHPFCLVTE; encoded by the coding sequence ATGATCGGGAAGCTGCAGACGATGGTCCTGGACTGCCCCGACCCGCTCGCGCTCGCCGAGTTCTACGGTGCGCTGCTGGGCCTGTCGGTCACCAAGATCGAGGCGGACTGGGTGGTGCTCGGCGGCCCGGCCGGCGCCCGCCTGGACTTCCAGCTCGCGCCCGACCACGTCCCGCCGAGCTGGCCGGACCCGGCCCGCCCGCAGCAGATGCACCTGGACATCGAGGTCGACGACCTCGACGAGGGCGAGCGGCGGGTGCTGGAGCTCGGCGCGACGCTGCTGTCCAGGGACCAGTCCCCGGACAGTTTCCGCGTATTCGCCGACCCCGCCGGCCACCCGTTCTGCCTGGTCACCGAGTAG
- a CDS encoding TetR/AcrR family transcriptional regulator: MKEAGAARPYRQRERAVAAEATTQRILTVGLELFTDRPIDQITLAAVAERAGVGLQTVIRRVGTKDGLVAAVNAWVGPMIGAARGAPDTAEPAEVAARVASQYERWGAVIRRSLSQEDISPAVAGTATDGRLAHRAWVEAAFHDQLATRLAAAGPPARDDLLGRLLAITGVEFWHVLRQDAGLTVEASQAAVADLIAACLATSTAATGRRP; encoded by the coding sequence GTGAAAGAAGCGGGAGCGGCCCGGCCGTATCGGCAGCGGGAGCGCGCGGTGGCGGCGGAGGCCACCACCCAGCGGATCCTGACCGTAGGGCTCGAGCTGTTCACCGACCGGCCGATCGACCAGATCACCCTCGCCGCGGTCGCCGAACGGGCCGGTGTCGGACTGCAGACGGTGATCCGCCGGGTCGGCACCAAGGACGGGCTGGTGGCCGCCGTGAACGCATGGGTCGGGCCGATGATCGGCGCGGCCCGCGGCGCGCCGGACACCGCGGAACCGGCCGAGGTGGCCGCCCGCGTCGCCAGCCAGTACGAGCGGTGGGGCGCCGTCATCCGCAGGTCCCTGAGCCAGGAGGACATCTCACCCGCGGTCGCCGGGACCGCCACCGACGGCCGGCTCGCCCACCGGGCCTGGGTCGAGGCGGCGTTCCACGACCAGCTCGCCACCCGCCTCGCCGCCGCGGGGCCACCGGCGCGCGACGACCTGCTGGGCCGGCTGCTCGCCATCACCGGCGTCGAGTTCTGGCACGTCCTGCGCCAGGACGCCGGCCTGACGGTGGAGGCATCCCAGGCCGCGGTCGCGGACCTCATCGCCGCCTGCCTCGCCACGTCGACAGCGGCGACCGGCCGCCGCCCCTGA
- a CDS encoding hybrid sensor histidine kinase/response regulator, whose amino-acid sequence MTGQVAAFANTVILSTYLAISLTIARGLWKSRQWRNNKLGTATAAIFFTCAVGHGLHAVLYFSVAANPSAGAFHIHGGELGGLGLASAVWDVVTAFVGIWYWSLRGRFPALVRGAAVFEDLRLRQTAERKLRLSEQRYRGIVETTSEGVVLIDATGAIDYSNAQFAALVGHTPREVYGMTFADLVLPSHRGPLLAALAAVRERGTQRIEVELAPAGGSPGDGRGHRVHAQIALTARADSETGPAGTQRAALPPADGHGPGGATPSDSFGGALAMVADVTERRNVEAQLRQSQRLDAVGQLAGGVAHDFNNLLTVIDGYAALLLGEVEGPVRRDVVAIRDAAARASALTRQLLAFSRTQAIQPQAVDVNELVGGVEDMLRRLIRENIQIVVRAEAQNAIVWADRGQLEQVLINLAVNSRDAMPDGGQLTISTARALLTPATHAPAGIGVDGASGGLAEHVLLTVADTGVGIPEEIRGLIFEPFVSTKEAGQGTGLGLSTVYGIVRQAGGQVLVDSVRGVGTVVRVYLPATSSAPNAASPRRDTDEISGGRGTVLLVEDDGQVRRLTERILLMAGYDVLTAADGPEALELAENAPALDILVTDVMMPRMNGRQLADLLRASRPGLPVLYVSAYHRGMINPTPVASHGVAHVEKPCSPAVLTEKVSELLAAAKTTRRVPGLRPQPTGLTTGGS is encoded by the coding sequence ATGACCGGCCAGGTCGCGGCGTTCGCGAACACCGTCATCTTGTCGACCTACTTGGCGATCTCGCTGACGATCGCGCGCGGCCTCTGGAAATCGCGCCAGTGGCGCAACAACAAGCTGGGTACTGCAACTGCCGCGATCTTCTTCACCTGCGCGGTCGGGCACGGCCTGCATGCCGTGTTGTACTTCAGCGTCGCCGCGAACCCGTCGGCAGGGGCCTTCCACATACACGGCGGCGAGCTGGGCGGCCTCGGGCTTGCCAGCGCCGTCTGGGACGTGGTCACGGCGTTCGTCGGTATCTGGTACTGGTCACTGCGTGGACGTTTCCCGGCGCTTGTCCGCGGCGCGGCCGTGTTCGAGGACCTGCGGCTGCGCCAGACCGCGGAACGCAAGCTGCGGCTGTCCGAACAGCGATACCGCGGAATTGTGGAGACCACCAGTGAGGGCGTCGTCCTCATCGACGCCACCGGCGCCATCGACTACTCCAACGCCCAGTTCGCCGCTCTCGTCGGTCATACGCCGCGCGAGGTGTACGGCATGACGTTCGCCGACCTGGTGCTGCCCAGCCACCGGGGGCCGCTGCTGGCCGCGCTGGCGGCGGTTCGTGAACGCGGCACCCAGCGCATCGAGGTCGAGCTCGCCCCCGCCGGCGGCTCGCCGGGTGACGGCCGTGGCCACAGGGTGCACGCGCAGATCGCGCTCACCGCCCGCGCCGACAGCGAGACCGGACCGGCCGGGACGCAACGCGCCGCCCTCCCGCCGGCGGACGGCCACGGCCCGGGGGGCGCGACGCCCTCGGACAGCTTCGGCGGGGCGCTCGCGATGGTCGCCGACGTGACCGAGCGGCGCAACGTGGAGGCACAGCTGCGGCAGTCGCAGCGGCTGGACGCGGTCGGCCAGCTCGCCGGCGGCGTGGCGCACGACTTCAACAACCTGCTCACCGTGATCGACGGTTACGCCGCCCTTCTGCTCGGCGAGGTCGAGGGGCCGGTCCGCCGCGACGTCGTCGCGATCCGGGACGCGGCCGCGCGCGCCTCGGCGCTCACCCGCCAGCTGCTCGCGTTCTCCCGCACCCAGGCGATCCAGCCGCAGGCCGTCGACGTCAACGAGCTCGTGGGCGGCGTCGAGGACATGCTTCGCAGGCTGATCCGGGAGAACATCCAGATCGTCGTGCGGGCCGAGGCCCAGAACGCGATCGTCTGGGCCGACCGCGGCCAGCTCGAGCAGGTGCTCATCAACCTGGCGGTGAACAGCCGGGACGCGATGCCCGACGGCGGCCAGCTCACGATCAGCACGGCGCGCGCCCTGCTCACGCCGGCCACGCACGCGCCGGCCGGCATCGGCGTCGACGGCGCGAGTGGCGGCCTGGCGGAGCATGTGCTGCTCACCGTCGCGGACACCGGCGTCGGCATCCCGGAGGAGATCCGCGGCCTCATCTTCGAGCCGTTCGTCTCGACGAAGGAGGCCGGCCAGGGCACCGGGCTGGGCCTGTCGACCGTCTACGGCATCGTCCGCCAGGCGGGCGGCCAGGTGCTCGTCGACTCGGTGCGCGGCGTCGGCACCGTCGTGCGGGTCTACCTGCCGGCCACGTCGTCGGCGCCGAACGCGGCCAGCCCCCGGCGGGACACCGACGAGATCTCCGGCGGGCGCGGGACGGTACTGCTGGTCGAGGACGACGGGCAGGTGCGCCGGCTGACCGAGCGGATCCTGCTCATGGCGGGCTATGACGTGCTGACCGCCGCCGACGGCCCGGAGGCGCTCGAGCTCGCCGAGAACGCGCCCGCCCTCGACATCCTGGTCACCGACGTGATGATGCCGAGGATGAACGGCCGCCAGCTCGCCGACCTGCTGCGCGCGTCCCGCCCCGGCCTGCCGGTGCTGTATGTGTCCGCCTACCACCGGGGCATGATCAACCCGACGCCCGTCGCGTCGCACGGCGTCGCCCACGTGGAGAAGCCGTGCTCGCCGGCGGTGCTCACCGAGAAGGTCAGCGAGCTGCTCGCCGCCGCGAAGACAACCCGCCGCGTCCCTGGCCTGCGTCCTCAACCCACCGGTCTCACGACGGGAGGATCATGA
- a CDS encoding GAF domain-containing protein, producing MGPDPTARPAPGGAAPAQRVGARQSEPPSEERPGEELEFPGVARLELDELLLQLVDRAQDVMATQGRLRGLLRATRTVASDLSLDVVLRRIVEAACELVDARYGALGVTAKGADALEQFIHVGIDPRLVAEIGHLPRGEGVLGALIHDPRPVRLENIADHPGAVGFPPGHPTMRTFLGVPIRVRGEVFGNLYLTEKRGGRAFTAEDEELVLALAASAAVAIDNARLFGQAQHREQWLQASADITRHLLGDGDRPLELIVRRAREVARADTAALALGAHDAGHLRLDIAAGAGAARLAGGVLAVDESLAGRSIREHAPLFAAEAPAEIAELLAGEPDLGPVMVVPLITSRTSAGAVILGRGRGAEPFTDADLEMAAAFAGHVAIALQLAESRAAQNRLTVLEDRDRIARDLHDHVMQRLFAVALGLQGLAEAEDQPNRAKRLATYVDDLDSTIREIRQTVFELRGRSAVGGAGLRTALRGIVDETTRAFGFEPHLLVDGPLDSAVDPAVADHLFAVVREGLSNAARHAQCRGASVTVTVAAGWVSAEIVDDGVGIGEPSRHSGLANMRSRAEELHGSFEIGPGPDGVGTRVAWAAPCALPAPIPDQA from the coding sequence ATGGGACCCGATCCGACCGCCCGGCCGGCGCCTGGCGGTGCCGCGCCGGCGCAGCGTGTCGGGGCTCGGCAATCCGAGCCGCCGAGCGAGGAGCGGCCGGGTGAGGAACTGGAGTTCCCCGGCGTCGCCCGGCTCGAGCTCGACGAGCTGCTGCTGCAGCTCGTCGACCGGGCGCAGGACGTCATGGCCACGCAGGGCCGGCTGCGCGGGCTGCTACGCGCGACCAGGACCGTGGCCTCCGACCTCAGCCTCGACGTGGTGCTGCGCCGGATCGTCGAGGCCGCCTGCGAGCTGGTCGACGCCAGGTATGGCGCCCTGGGCGTGACCGCGAAGGGCGCCGACGCGTTGGAGCAGTTCATCCACGTCGGCATCGACCCTCGGCTGGTGGCCGAGATCGGGCACCTGCCGCGCGGCGAGGGCGTGCTCGGCGCCCTGATCCACGACCCGCGGCCGGTACGCCTGGAGAACATCGCGGATCATCCCGGCGCGGTCGGCTTCCCGCCCGGCCATCCGACGATGCGCACCTTCCTCGGTGTGCCGATCCGGGTGCGCGGCGAGGTGTTCGGCAATCTGTATCTGACCGAGAAGCGCGGTGGGCGGGCGTTCACCGCGGAGGACGAGGAGCTGGTGCTGGCGCTCGCCGCGAGCGCCGCCGTCGCGATCGACAACGCCCGGCTCTTCGGCCAGGCGCAGCACCGTGAGCAGTGGCTGCAGGCGTCCGCCGACATCACCCGGCACCTGCTCGGCGACGGTGACCGGCCGCTGGAGCTGATCGTGCGGCGCGCGCGCGAGGTCGCCCGGGCGGACACGGCCGCGCTGGCGCTCGGCGCGCACGACGCGGGGCACCTGCGCCTGGACATCGCCGCCGGCGCCGGGGCGGCGCGGCTGGCGGGTGGGGTACTCGCCGTCGACGAGTCGCTGGCCGGGCGGTCGATCCGCGAGCACGCGCCGCTGTTCGCCGCGGAGGCGCCGGCCGAGATCGCCGAGCTGCTCGCTGGCGAGCCCGACCTCGGCCCGGTGATGGTCGTCCCGTTGATCACCTCGCGTACCAGCGCGGGCGCGGTCATCCTCGGGCGCGGCCGGGGCGCGGAGCCGTTCACCGACGCGGACCTGGAGATGGCGGCCGCGTTCGCCGGGCACGTCGCGATCGCCCTGCAGCTCGCCGAGTCGCGTGCGGCGCAGAACCGGCTGACGGTGCTCGAGGACCGCGACCGCATCGCCCGCGACCTGCACGACCACGTCATGCAGCGGCTGTTCGCCGTCGCGCTCGGCCTGCAGGGGCTGGCCGAGGCGGAGGACCAGCCGAACCGGGCGAAGCGGCTGGCGACCTACGTCGACGACCTGGACTCGACGATCCGCGAGATCCGCCAGACGGTGTTCGAACTGCGAGGCCGGTCGGCGGTCGGCGGCGCGGGCCTGCGGACGGCCCTGCGCGGCATCGTCGACGAGACGACCAGGGCATTCGGCTTCGAGCCGCACCTGCTCGTGGACGGCCCGCTGGACAGCGCCGTCGACCCGGCCGTCGCCGACCACCTGTTCGCCGTGGTGCGGGAGGGCCTGTCGAACGCGGCCAGGCATGCCCAGTGCCGGGGGGCGTCGGTCACGGTGACCGTCGCGGCCGGCTGGGTCAGCGCCGAGATCGTCGACGACGGGGTCGGAATCGGCGAGCCGAGCCGGCACAGTGGGCTCGCGAACATGCGCAGCCGCGCCGAGGAGCTGCACGGCTCGTTCGAGATCGGTCCCGGCCCCGACGGCGTCGGGACCCGCGTCGCGTGGGCGGCCCCCTGTGCCCTGCCGGCACCGATCCCAGACCAGGCCTGA